A region from the Vicia villosa cultivar HV-30 ecotype Madison, WI linkage group LG3, Vvil1.0, whole genome shotgun sequence genome encodes:
- the LOC131658860 gene encoding uncharacterized protein LOC131658860, giving the protein MDKSWITKPQSSIAYQQGIQEFIDFAFKGLKENDVVICPCKRCGFRKSKSRNDMFDHLMWSPFPQGYTMWIHHGESFVLPSTISPSITPNMVDDTVTVEDSVTVEDSIQNMINDAFGVDRNHANEIPSASNLEIDQEDYVMPSAAQETKESKEYYELAREGEQPLYDGCRRYSRLSFLVKLYHIKCLCGLSEKAMTMILELIKDAFEYANIPSSFYEAKKSITKLGLNYVKIPACPNGCMLYWGEDEEMETCKNCNTSKWKKNEEVSVNRKNKKIPAKVLRYFPLKPRLQRLFLSSKMAEDMRWHATDTNNDGMLRHPRDSEAWKKFDLTHTWFSSDPRNVRLALASDGFNPFGVMSTNNSIWPVVLIPYNTPPWVCMKQTSFIMSMIIPGKEAPGNNIDVYLQPLVKELKELWTNGVDTYDSFNKEMFKLHANLMWTISDFPGLGSLSGWNTYTGLACPSCNFQTTPLRLKASRKWCFMGHRRFLDRRHRFRLNRIRFNGEQEMRSPPRKLSGYEIFEQVKDLEVVFGKKPVKEKSVKRTREGQPIEGDSSHCNPTQGHPQQWKKKSIFFELPYWKDNLLRHNLDPMHIEKNVCDNVLFTLLNDRQKSKDHYKAREDLQNMGIRHDLWPDENGRISPATFSLTGKDKRNFLTTLRNIKVNGMMKSHDCHILMEQLLPLAIRTTLPYEISAVLIELCSFFRQLCAKVLRIEDLEKLQNQIVLTLCHMEMLFPPSFFTVMVHLVVHLVEEVKLGGPVHYRWMHPVERYLGKLKSYVRNKANPEGSIAEGYRFEEILTFCSRYLENIETRWNQPGRVDDDPIGDIQTGSRVAELFPRIGKPVGGSSYYTLTPIEKLQAHRHVLTNCPIVDDYLKQFRSITQNQMRRSQRSATEIDKKVHREFAHWFRNRICNNLDNIDGVNKDVLISLAYGPFDKVKRFTAFNVNGFKFRTLERDNSLKTQNSGVFGMFGTRSYSSNSDTQMRFGGVPYYGRLIDIIVLSYDGFTVPMFKCEWANTTNPRGIKIDKLGFTSINFARLLHTGEHEDNEPYIQASEAQMVFYVDDESEQGWSIPVHLKPRDLYDMGGNDEIMTPIEPYPSQDLEQIFSTDDLGTSAENDDNN; this is encoded by the exons aTGGATAAGTCGTGGATTACTAAGCCACAATCTTCAATTGCGTATCAGCAGGGGATACAAGAGTTTATTGATTTTGCATTTAAAGGTCTAAAAGAAAACGACGTAGTAATATGTCCTTGCAAACGTTGCGGTTTTCGAAAATCAAAGAGTAGGAATGACATGTTCGACCACTTAATGTGGTCACCATTTCCGCAAGGATACACCATGTGGATTCATCATGGAGAGTCCTTTGTACTACCTAGTACTATCTCCCCCAGTATTACTCCAAATATGGTTGACGATACTGTCACTGTCGAAGATTCTGTCACTGTCGAAGATTCTATTCAGAACATGATTAATGATGCATTTGGAGTTGATAGGAATCATGCTAATGAAATACCATCTGCGTCAAATTTGGAGATTGACCAAGAAGATTATGTGATGCCAAGTGCAGCTCAAGAAACGAAAGAATCCAAGGAGTACTATGAATTGGCTAGAGAAGGAGAACAACCTTTATATGATGGGTGTAGACGATACTCAAGACTATCTTTTTTGGTTAAGTTATACCATATCAAGTGTTTATGTGGATTGAGTGAGAAGGCAATGACAATGATTTTAGAGTTAATAAAAGATgcatttgaatatgcaaacattCCAAGTTCGTTCTATGAAGCCAAGAAATCAATCACAAAACTTGGTTTGAACTATGTAAAGATACCCGCATGTCCAAACGGTTGTATGCTTTATTGgggagaagatgaagagatgGAGACTTGCAAAAATTGCAACActtcaaaatggaaaaaaaatgaaGAGGTCTCTGTTAacaggaaaaataaaaaaattcctgCCAAGGTTCTTCGTTATTTTCCATTAAAGCCTCGATTACAGAGATTATTTTTGTCATCAAAGATGGCTGAGGATATGAGATGGCATGCAACAGATACTAACAATGATGGAATGTTAAGGCATCCTAGAGATTCAGAAGCTTGGAAGAAATTTGACTTGACACATACTTGGTTTTCATCAGATCCACGAAATGTGCGTCTTGCATTAGCTAGTGATGGATTTAATCCTTTTGGTGTGATGAGTACAAACAATAGCATTTGGCCAGTTGTTCTTATTCCATATAACACTCCTCCATGGGTTTGCATGAAGCAGACATCATTTATAATGTCAATGATAATTCCCGGCAAAGAAGCACCAGGAAATAATATTGATGTCTACTTACAACCCTTAGTCAAAGAGCTGAAAGAGTTATGGACAAATGGTGTAGATACATACgattcttttaataaagagatgTTCAAGTTGCATGCAAACTTGATGTGGACAATTAGTGACTTTCCAGGTTTGGGTTCACTTTCTGGGTGGAACACATACACGGGACTTGCTTGTCCGTCGTGTAACTTTCAAACTACTCCTCTCCGTCTTAAAGCTAGCCGTAAATGGTGTTTTATGGGTCATCGTCGTTTCCTTGACCGAAGACACAGGTTTAGATTAAACAGGATTCGCTTTAATGGTGAACAAGAAATGCGGAGTCCACCGAGAAAATTATCTGGATATGAAATTTTTGAACAGGTTAAAGATCTTGAAGTCGTCTTTGGTAAAAAGCCCGTGAAAGAAAAATCGGTAAAAAGAACACGTGAGGGACAACCTATAGAAGGTGATAGTTCACATTGTAATCCTACCCAAGGTCatcctcaacaatggaaaaagAAAAGCATATTTTTTGAGCTTCCGTATTGGAAGGATAATCTTCTGCGCCATAACCTTGATCCGATGCATATTGAGAAAAATGTGTGCGATAATGTCCTATTTACTTTACTAAATGATAGACAAAAGAGTAAAGACCATTATAAAGCTAGAGAAGACCTTCAAAATATGGGCATAAGACATGACCTTTGGCCAGATGAAAATGGTAGAATTTCTCCGGCAACCTTTAGTTTAACGGGTAAAGATAAAAGGAACTTTTTAACAACTTTAAGGAATATTAag GTGAATGGAATGATGAAGAGTCATGATTGTCATATATTAATGGAACAACTTCTACCATTAGCCATTCGTACAACATTACCTTATGAGATTTCAGCAGTTTTGATTGAGTTGTGCTCATTCTTTAGACAATTATGTGCTAAGGTATTGAGAATTGAAGACTTGGAAAAATTGCAAAACCAAATAGTCCTCACTTTATGCCACATGGAAATGTTATTTCCTCCCTCGTTCTTCACGGTTATGGTTCACTTGGTTGTTCACCTTGTTGAAGAAGTTAAACTTGGAGGTCCTGTTCATTATCGATGGATGCACCCTGTTGAAAG GTACTTGGGAAAACTTAAATCATATGTACGTAATAAGGCAAATCCAGAAGGGTCTATTGCAGAAGGATACCGTTTTGAAGAGATTCTCACCTTTTGTTCAAGATATCTAGAAAACATTGAGACTAGATGGAATCAACCTGGACGTGTAGATGATGACCCTATTGGTGATATCCAAACAGGTTCACGTGTAGCAGAATTATTTCCTAGAATTGGAAAACCTGTGGGCGGATCTTCATATTACACCCTAACACCAATTGAGAAGTTGCAGGCTCATAGACACGTTTTAACGAATTGTCCAATAGTTGACGACTATCTAAA GCAGTTTCGAAGTATTACTCAGAACCAAATGAGGCGTAGTCAAAGAAGTGCTACTGAGATAGACAAGAAGGTTCATAGAGAGTTTGCTCATTGGTTCCGCAATCGA ATTTGCAACAATCTTGACAACATTGATGGAGTAAATAAAGATGTTCTCATTAGCCTTGCTTATGGCCCTTTTGATAAAGTTAAAAGGTTTACCGCGTTCAATGTCAATGGATTCAAGTTTCGAACGTTGGAACGAGACAATTCTTTAAAAACTCAAAATAGTGGAGTTTTTGGCATGTTTGGGACACGGAGTTATTCAAGCAATAGTGATACCCAAATGAGATTTGGAGGGGTCCCTTACTATGGAAGATTGATAGACATTATTGTGCTTTCCTACGATGGCTTCACAGTGCCCATGTTTAAATGTGAATGGGCTAATACCACAAACCCAAGAGGCATTAAGATAGATAAGTTGGGTTTTACCTCTATAAACTTTGCAAGACTACTACATACTGGGGAACATGAAGATAATGAGCCATACATTCAAGCGTCAGAAGCTCAGATGGTTTTTTATGTGGATGATGAGAGTGAGCAAGGATGGAGCATACCTGTTCATTTGAAGCCAAGAGACTTGTATGACATGGGTGGAAATGATGAAATCATGACACCCATTGAGCCATATCCATCACAAGATTTGGAACAAATTTTTTCTACTGATGATCTTGGAACTTCAGCGGAAAATGATGACAATAATTAA